In one Lolium rigidum isolate FL_2022 chromosome 3, APGP_CSIRO_Lrig_0.1, whole genome shotgun sequence genomic region, the following are encoded:
- the LOC124696307 gene encoding uncharacterized protein LOC124696307 produces the protein MAPSTSSSSLVMISVVAVLLLLFPVAPALSRSAQAVLAACKTVGGGSTYFDVQFCEEAISSVAGSGADLDYQVFGGLAVGLLADNATNTKAKIDLLLRGGVKLKAEGDAAVARCLVSCQSLYGGILDGGHACTAAVKARKLGEAIAILEKAAAAAKECEDGFGKNNVASLLSPEDDDAFKLAKLGVALLKN, from the coding sequence ATGGCTCCCTCAACCTCCTCTTCCAGCCTGGTGATGATTAGCGTGGTGGCTGTCCTCTTGCTGCTCTTCCCCGTCGCACCTGCGCTTTCGCGGTCAGCCCAAGCGGTACTCGCCGCGTGCAAGACCGTCGGCGGAGGGAGCACGTACTTCGACGTCCAGTTCTGCGAAGAGGCCATCAGCTCCGTCGCCGGCAGCGGCGCGGACCTCGACTACCAGGTTTTTGGTGGTCTCGCCGTGGGCCTCCTCGCAGACAACGCCACCAACACCAAGGCCAAGATCGACCTCCTGCTCCGGGGCGGCGTGAAGCTTAAGGCGGAGGGCGACGCCGCCGTGGCACGGTGCCTCGTGTCGTGCCAGTCGCTGTACGGTGGCATACTGGACGGCGGGCATGCATGCACCGCCGCTGTGAAGGCACGAAAGCTGGGCGAGGCGATCGCGATCCTAGAGAAGGCGGCAGCCGCTGCCAAGGAGTGCGAGGACGGATTCGGGAAGAACAACGTGGCTTCGCTGTTGTCGCCGGAGGATGATGACGCGTTCAAGCTCGCAAAGCTCGGCGTCGCGTTGCTGAAAAATTAA